The candidate division KSB1 bacterium genome includes a window with the following:
- a CDS encoding tetratricopeptide repeat protein has product MPRYRETFIRLAHYYGAMLIKADKLYIKGGEDLRNGLLLFDQNWEQIQSTWSWAVTHQKDDPVAAQFCHDFPNAGTYILALRLHPTDRIQWLEQGLAAARRFNDKRIQAAYAAGLGNAYESLGQTNKAIMFYETALRIFRKLQDRQEESLVLNNLGIAYACLGETTRAIRYYQKSLCICREPKNHFTEPNKLVNLGLAYQDLGKMKLALKYFHKAIEICDETGNQKSKGRALGNLGNVYYLLGHLQKAIEYHQQALFISRQLGDRRSEGHDLGNLGNIYATLGDFENAILCYQEHLQLARQLQDRRSEAGVSFNLSLIHFERGEVEKACRLAKTALEIYQDIDDPNAERVKMKLKDWQTTQL; this is encoded by the coding sequence ATGCCGAGATATCGTGAGACATTTATCCGCCTTGCTCATTATTATGGTGCAATGCTCATCAAAGCGGATAAGCTGTATATCAAAGGCGGGGAAGATCTGCGTAATGGCTTACTTTTATTTGATCAAAATTGGGAACAAATTCAATCAACCTGGTCCTGGGCGGTGACCCATCAAAAAGACGATCCCGTAGCTGCTCAATTCTGTCATGATTTTCCCAATGCAGGCACTTATATATTAGCTTTGCGACTCCATCCCACAGATCGCATTCAATGGCTGGAGCAGGGATTGGCTGCGGCGCGGCGCTTCAATGATAAACGAATACAAGCTGCTTATGCTGCGGGGTTGGGTAATGCTTACGAAAGTCTTGGGCAAACCAATAAAGCGATTATGTTTTATGAAACGGCATTAAGGATTTTCAGAAAACTACAAGATCGCCAGGAAGAGAGTCTGGTTTTAAATAACCTGGGCATTGCCTATGCGTGTTTGGGAGAAACGACCAGAGCGATTCGTTATTATCAAAAATCATTGTGTATCTGCCGTGAACCCAAAAATCATTTCACCGAGCCAAATAAATTAGTAAATCTGGGATTGGCTTATCAAGATCTGGGAAAGATGAAACTCGCTTTGAAATATTTTCATAAAGCTATCGAAATTTGTGATGAAACGGGAAATCAAAAAAGTAAAGGCCGGGCGCTGGGTAATCTGGGAAATGTCTATTATTTACTTGGCCATTTGCAAAAAGCCATCGAATATCATCAACAGGCACTTTTCATTAGTCGGCAGCTTGGTGATCGGCGCAGCGAGGGACATGATCTGGGGAATCTGGGAAATATTTATGCCACATTGGGCGATTTTGAAAATGCGATTTTATGCTATCAGGAGCATCTTCAACTTGCCAGGCAGCTTCAAGATCGACGATCGGAGGCGGGAGTAAGTTTTAATTTAAGCTTAATTCATTTTGAGCGGGGCGAAGTTGAAAAAGCGTGTAGGTTAGCCAAAACCGCTCTTGAAATATATCAAGATATCGATGATCCCAATGCGGAAAGAGTTAAAATGAAATTGAAAGATTGGCAAACAACACAACTGTAA
- a CDS encoding tetratricopeptide repeat protein, which yields MHKYFDIQLRHAIYFVLRLDQLNKMYLRGGENIATALKLIIEDWENIKLGQAWAAKNSRSNPKAAELTVDYPDAGTQILLLYQHPLQRIEWRKAALAVSQQLNHTAAEGAHLANLGLAYLDLGQLPQAVDYFLPALEKLTSVNDQKGVVVVHINLGNAYLLMGQAEDAMQQFEQALQLSRHINDRRSQGNALVGMGSILVTSRRLNEAIDLYQQALRIIREIKNKRAEATLLADIGIAYLEIGQFHQAQNWFKEALLIARNIGDQDIEFHCVSNIGRVYLNLGNYHQARDYFDEALHLATAMENARNRAIALGNLGFVCENLGDLKDAATDYQEALTIFQQINDQTHLGHTLLNLSSVFLKSDDVQLALMLSLKAYRIARNIKDSATLVNVLGIQGTVYQLWHKYRRAQCLYEQQFKLAGLANYVRGQGAALWNLALVYSEQGDRQKAIEFGNKALEIYDTREYPELALIKKQLAEWLKE from the coding sequence ATGCATAAATATTTCGACATTCAACTCCGTCATGCGATTTATTTTGTCCTACGGCTTGACCAGCTTAATAAAATGTACTTGCGCGGCGGCGAGAATATTGCAACAGCACTCAAATTGATTATCGAAGATTGGGAAAACATCAAGCTGGGACAGGCCTGGGCGGCGAAAAACTCCAGATCTAATCCAAAGGCTGCAGAATTGACAGTCGATTATCCTGATGCAGGCACACAAATTCTGTTGTTGTATCAGCATCCATTACAGCGGATTGAATGGCGAAAAGCGGCCCTCGCTGTATCGCAGCAGTTGAATCATACCGCGGCTGAAGGCGCACATCTGGCCAATCTGGGACTCGCTTATCTCGATCTTGGTCAGCTCCCGCAAGCAGTGGATTATTTCCTCCCCGCTTTGGAAAAATTAACCAGTGTAAATGACCAAAAAGGAGTAGTAGTTGTCCATATAAATCTGGGAAACGCTTATCTATTGATGGGCCAAGCTGAAGATGCGATGCAACAGTTCGAACAGGCTTTGCAGCTTTCCCGTCATATTAATGATCGAAGAAGTCAGGGTAACGCCCTTGTAGGAATGGGAAGTATACTGGTTACTTCGAGACGCTTAAACGAGGCCATTGACTTATATCAACAAGCCCTTCGCATTATCCGCGAGATTAAAAACAAGCGTGCCGAAGCAACTTTGCTGGCGGATATTGGCATCGCCTATCTGGAAATAGGGCAATTTCATCAGGCGCAAAACTGGTTCAAGGAGGCACTGTTAATCGCACGAAACATCGGCGATCAAGATATTGAATTTCATTGTGTTTCCAACATTGGTAGAGTCTATTTAAATTTAGGAAACTATCACCAGGCGAGGGATTATTTTGACGAGGCTTTGCACCTGGCGACTGCAATGGAAAATGCGCGTAACCGTGCCATCGCGCTGGGAAATCTTGGCTTCGTCTGTGAGAATCTGGGCGATCTAAAAGATGCTGCCACAGATTATCAAGAAGCATTAACAATATTCCAACAAATTAATGACCAAACTCATCTGGGACATACGCTGTTAAATTTAAGCTCTGTTTTTCTTAAATCAGATGATGTTCAACTGGCTTTAATGCTTTCGCTTAAGGCATATCGGATCGCCCGCAATATCAAGGATTCGGCGACTCTGGTCAATGTGCTGGGAATTCAAGGAACTGTTTATCAATTATGGCACAAATATCGTCGGGCACAATGCTTATATGAACAGCAATTCAAGCTGGCAGGACTGGCAAATTATGTTCGGGGTCAAGGTGCGGCGCTCTGGAATTTAGCTCTGGTTTATTCTGAGCAAGGAGATCGCCAAAAAGCGATTGAATTTGGGAACAAGGCACTGGAGATTTATGACACGCGTGAATATCCCGAGCTCGCTTTAATCAAAAAACAATTGGCCGAATGGCTGAAAGAATGA